Genomic DNA from Polyodon spathula isolate WHYD16114869_AA chromosome 8, ASM1765450v1, whole genome shotgun sequence:
TcttccctggggggggggggagacattGGAACGTTGACGCAGTTGTCGGTGTTGCTATTTTTATCATCTTTTAGATTGCATGCATCAAAAgcaaattaaattttaattttactttttgagATACTGGAGCTAAACAAAGTTTGTTTCTGAGCTGATACAAAAGAGCCACCTGGTGATCAAAGTGCAGCACTGTTCTGATTTTGGTGCAGAATGACAAGCCTGAACACTATTTCCTGTTTACTGTGTCCTGTGTTAGTGAAATTCATAACTACCCGTTGCTGAATGGCATAGCAGCAACAAGACTTTTTGTAGCTGAAACCATTTTCTGATTGGAAGAATGTTGTGCAAAGTGAccccattcacaaagcttttagaTTTTTTATAATGCCATGTTTTCAGTCTGTTAATGAATTGCAGAACTGGAAAGTCACTGCATGGATTGCAGATGATTTTCCTCCCAACCCACAGGGTCACAAAGGTCAATGCAGCTCTCCGTGTGGACCCCAGCCAAGCACTCAGTGTGACCTGGATTCGAATAAGGGAGCTCCTGATTAAATGACCCTACACTCAAGCACGGTAGCGCCTTTAGTAGTTGAGCTACAAATCCATGTTTCTAACAAGACCCTTGCATGTTGGAATCCCTGACCAGAATGAATACGTCATTAATTTATCAGGCTGAACAGCATTGacagtgtttctgtgtttattgtaAAACCGTTGGATTCCTTGCTTGTTTTCAGAATACTGACAACTGGGACAAAACCCAGCAGCACCTGACGATGTGTCTGACTGTTTAAGAAAAATTGCACCGTTATCAACGTAATAGTTAAaggtcagtgttttaaaatataataatcacCACAACACTCTAATACTGTGGCAGGGAAAGGATAAATTGGTTGACTTTATGCTTTTTGAGATACTGGCGCTaaacaaacactgtttatttCACAACACATTCTGCTCTCCTAATGCAAACGTTAGAATAAAAATTAGGAACAGATCTGACCTCTTCCATTGATAAGACAGCAGTTTAATGTCCTCCAGATGAACAAGTGGAATGAACAAATTTTAATTTGAGAGGCACCGGGGATTTTTCAGTTTCTTCTAGGATTATCATTAAACAGTTGGCAGATTCAGAGGAAGCTAATGAAGTATACCTTCTGTGTGAAAACCACAACTGTTTTGGTTGCCATTAACAAAGTGGCACCTATTGTATTTGCGTGAGTATTTGGGGAAGGGGCAAAACAAGACAACACATTTTTGAAGAagttaagtgttttgttgtttttaattttttttattttacaaaatggtgCTGATTTCACATGTAAAATGAAGACATCCTGGCAGCTATAACCATGTAATAAATTGTGACCCTGAATGCACTGCTAGACAGATTCGGAAGGGACCTGCCAAGCACCCTGGCTCCCATGAAGGAGACATGTGCGTATTTTGGAATGTATAATTGACTTTCAACTGATATCTATAACATTGAGCATTCCTCTCATTAGAGTCTGTGATGAATATGTTATTGGAACATTCATGAAGTTTCCCTAAagtaatatacagaacaaatcCATGGACAGCAGAGTCTTTCCGATAGACCAGAACCAGCAGAAGATGAAGTTCTGGTGTTTTCTGGATTGTATGTCACCGTTACCTAGCAGCAAATGACCAATAAACAATGACAGTAAATCACAGAAATATGAACATTGTTTTACAAATTCTGCATTGCCTCAACCCACTGCACTCAGATTATTGTGTTTGAGAATTGCAAACAGTGTTCTGGAAACTATTAAGCCAGCAAGGGAGGTGAGGAGTCAAGAGTAGGCAGAAAGAACACACTGTCTTTGGTTGGACAGGTAGAAACTGAACTGGGACAGAGCAGAATCAGCATTATATACGGCCAAGAGTTGCCAAAGAATTGTGTTCTCAATTGTGCTGAAATATGCTGGAACTAAACCAGAAAGCACAATGCTGTCTAAAGgcactttcacactggcactcctatccGGGTCCagacccgggtcacaatcccgcatagTGTGAATCCACGTATCTGGGTCGTCCCGGATTGGACAATTGGAAATAAATATCTTGATTAGAAATTAAAGGGATTATGCTTTCTACGACCAAAACGGTGAAGTCAAAATCAATTGAATTGATTTTAACTGTGAAATCATCCAAATTAAGCAACTTTGATATCAATAGGACCTCTAAGGACACAAGCATGTATGTCCAGACAGAAAATATATTCAAGCTGCCCTATTGTAAGACAGTATGGTAATTTCTCTTGTTGTCCACACAATGCAATTTCACAGGCACTTCCACTCTTGATATGTGGAGCAACACTCAGTGCTGTCTCTTAGTGATGGCTCCCAGCATTACAGTAAGGGAGCACTGTCTCTACTAAATTAGTTAATGGGAAGCCATACCTATTGGCTCGCTACAAAGCTATCCCCATTGTGGAACAGCTGCTAACACAACTGGGCATATCAACTGTCTCCTGTTTTGGTAAACTTTGGTTTCATTCTATGATATGTTCCACTTAAGATGATCTTTGTTCACATTATATTTAAACTGTGGGAGATTTAGTCCACACCCCAATTTAATATTATGGTATGCGATGTTCAGCACACCCTTGTATGAGAGACATGAACAGTTtctcaaagaaaataaagcttgcTCCATGAAGCCACGTCAGAGATGggttctgtaattattttaatagcattactCTGAACTTCCAATCCCAAGTAAAACACAGATAAAGAACAGATGCAAGATCAGTTGCCGAGATCAGCTGGATTTCATAGTTTTGTCTCAAACCACCAAGCTTATCCAAATGACAGAATAGAAACTAGGACAATTATGTTCTGTCTCCCACATGACTGAGTCCTGTACTGAACAGCACTCCTGATCCTCAGTCTTCATTTCAATAACTGTCTTGGGTATCCACTGAAAAGCCTTTGCCACTGCAATTTAATTAAGTGCTACATGATTCTATTATACTTGATGTAGCCCTCTGATACGCACagtagtaaaataatgtattttttccaGCACTGCAAAATCTACTGacgtagttattattattattattattattattattattattattattattaatacatattcTTTATTTAGCTTGTTTTCAAAGTCAACACAATACAGCAGCAGGTTAGaagtttcaaaattaaaaataataaaaacacgtAATGACAAGACAATACACAAagtacacagtcatttacacAGCACATACACATGGCCTATTTAAGTACTGgaacaagagttttttttttttttttttttataattacaacaGATGTCAGATCTAAGTCCTGCAGGTAATAGGTTCCAGTCTGtagcaacagaaaaaaactaaagatttTCTTCCCATGTACTACATACATCTGTgatgtgtttttcaaatttgaGAGTTGtgtcaatataaactcctagatATTTTAAAGTGTCAAGTGGTGTATATTAATATAGTAAGCAGATTTTCAAGAGGTAGGCAGCAGCTACTGGGTTCTATCCCATCCAAACTTGCTTTTTTTGGAAACATCAATTTGCATTGAGAGTTTATGTTCTTCACCCTCATTTACcggtttaaatacaaaaaacattaaactttTTGCACTTAATTTTTACTCGACAGCATCTAAGTTTTAATgctattaaagcagaaaaatggTGATTTGTTACTTCTTTATTGATAATGTCACTGATGTTTTTAATCTTGCTGACTCTACTGTAAGCAGTAAGCATTGCTTtagctcactgctgccacctgGGGCATACCTCCATCACTACAGCAGGACCTCGCACACAGCACGGCTGGGGACTTGAATTCAAAAGCTGCCGAGTGTTTTATGTGCGAATACTATCCGCAACAATCAACAATCAACAATGTTAGAAGATAAGGAGTCTGATAATCTCATGATCAGATATTGCAACCTAGCATTAAAATGAATTGCATCAAAAAAAGACACCTACCATACCACTTGGGTACTGATTTTACCAACGCTGCAGCTAAAATTAAGGATGAAAAGTGATATACCCTGGAGATCCAATAAAGTAAAGGTTATTAATGTTGTATGgctaagttttgcatcacctagaattttaggattgagatataataaaacaaattaaaaactatatgaacataattcatatattttatttaacatcatgtaatcaaagaaattacataaTGATATTGCTTAtccaccagaagccataatagtatttcatgttagattttcaaatgtcacattgttaaatttgtcactttttcattaagtttatggaaaaatacaaagcagttaacgtaactttattcagcaggtttcacttgaactttatgaagcaaaatgtgttaattggccacagctgtacaattTAGTGTTTCATACTCCAAACAAGTATCTGTTtctctctgtgcctctgtgtagttcagcaaaaatataaaaaatatggttaaaaaaaaaaaaaaaaaaaacataagcaaaGAATCCTTGATCATCATATATTATCTAGAGATTTataaagggggggaaaaaaagacactGCCTTTTCAACACTATACATTGGAAAGAACTGGCATTACACTGTGCATTTCAGAAGTTTTGTCATATGATTACACTTGGGTGATCACACATCCTGTTCATGGTTAGTTGGAAATGCTGGGCTTTTGATTTACAAGGGTTTCCAAGGAGAACACGGTCCGGTTTTCATATGAAAACCACTACCTGTTGCTTTAATCTTCAACCAGATCTTACATTTTGTGATTCGTTCAAGGAATGagattatatactgtaaatctaGCACCTTTTCTCCACAGTTAATTAGATCGTTAATAGTAATCAGAGATTTTATCCTAAACTGATCGTTTTGAGAAAGCATGACAAAAGGATTCACATTGCAATTTGGGTTATTATTATCTGTAGTATCACTATACTTAACTCTCTTCTTATTCTCTACCTTTACCAGGAACATCACTAGGTGTCAGAAAGAGCCCTAGCAAACATACTGCTGTAAAGAGATCCTACAGCGAACAAGAAATTAATACTGAAACATATGATCAAACCATACATTTAAGCATAATTACTCTTAAATGTTCCACCCTTAGCCCcccaattgttttgatattgaGAAAAATAAAGTGCATTATCAAAAGTCTATCCCCTCTTCGTATATTGTAGTATCTACACATGCACTTTGCGGACTGTAACTCTGTTGTCTGATATTTTATTATCACAGTTGCAGAATACCCTTAAGCTTTCAGTGGATATATGCTCCATTGCGTGTGACTAAAAGTATACCTCCAACACAGAGAACACGGGATAGAGCAAAGGGAAAGAAATTGGGTTCTAGTAAAGCCTGCAGTGTGCTCTAATGCTTTAGGCAATATATTATAAATGCTTCgagattgcatttatttttttaactcaaaacAGAAGTGTTTATAAtggcactgtgttttattacaaaacacaagGTTTCAaagaatgtaattaaataaaaaaagaaacaaaaaaaagattacaattcCAAAACGTGTGCTTTCACCAACAACTGATCTTTTCATTTTACAAGCATTAACAAGACTAATGTACACATTTCTACACCTGCAACTCTTTTCCCAAAGCTTGTAAAAGcagataaaatatttaatatgcattgtacattttttttttttttttttatattatatatatatataccaagtcAGCAAACCGTGAAATATAGTATAACAAAGCATTGCCAGTGATGAGCCAGTGCAAAAAATAGTATGATGGATATCTGccaaattaaaataagaaaaaaaaaaaatcataattgtttGAAACTTTAGAAGTGACACAATTCACCACAACAATAAAAGGGTTTGAACATACACAAAAGAGCATGTACAtaagttattaaataataaagatctgatttaaaagaaaaacagaatagaAGCTCTTACATTTCTACATGCGCATTACCTGTGTCATTAAAGAATAAAATTGATGAGTAGGGGCTGGTGCGGGGCAGAAGGCCATTTTTAATTGCTGTTGTTAACAGAAAACTAACTGCATATTCATTGGTCACACTCCACTAGTTTAGCACTTTCAAAAGTCTCAAGTGTTATAAACGGGATTACATGAAAATACTGTTAATTGTATTCCGTTGGGTGAACAAACATGTGACCTTGAACAGGGCATTCTTCATGTAAATGGAAAGGGATGGGGAGGGGGTGTTGGGGCAAAGACTCGGTTTTGAAGGTTAGCCAGATGAACAGCAGCCTCCACCCGCAGTGGCAGCACTCTGGGGTTCATCGTCCACGATCTGTACCCCTCGTCGTGCTGTTCCTGCTTGGCTGGAGCCGTTACCTTTTGCTCGCTCGTCTGCCTGTGCCGTTTCAATCATTcctgttgatttaaaaattataataataataataataataataataataataataataataataataataaggggaAAATATGCAATGGATTTCCCCTTGCTTTCTTTTCAGTACAACAAGCATGTACAGACATTTTATAGGAGCCTCCAAAACACTAGACACCCAATGGTTTATATTTAGGCCCAACAGATTCTCCATTccctaatttcaatattttttttattagttggaTAATAGGTCACATGTGTCACTGAAGCtgaataaatcataataacatgaatttctaatataaaaatacaacacacatCATTCAGTGGAAACCaatgcacaaaaataaacactgatgaTAAAAACTTAACATGACCACTGTATCAACCACCTCAGCAAGAGAGTCTGATTTCATCCttcctatttaaaaatacatcaattatGGTTTGTCAAAATTCCAGAAGTACAGCTATAAATAAAATCATCTTCTGTCTGTTGATCTGAGCTACAACTACTAGACCAGTCCCCCTCACTGAACGTGCTCAGAAACATACCTGAGGCATTAACTTACTTTTACAAAGGTCAAGAAAAAGTTCTTCAATTCCTTTGTTCAGTTTGGCTGAAGTGTGATAGTGTTTTTTGGGGTTGACTAAGACGCATATATAGACttagggaggggggggggggggggggggggggggggggggggtgaaatcaattatttaagaACAGCatcaaaagctatttaaaaaaaaaaaaaaacactgaacaaatatCTGATGTTCACATCAAAGCGAGAAGCATTCTGAAAAGTTTCAATGATGAACGTTTAAAATCCACCTACCCTTCTGCTTCTTGTACGGAtacgtttctttctttttcaagatCTATTTTGTTACctacaaaatagaaaacaaaacagtatgatGGCTTTCAACCAACCTCATCTTCAGTTAGACTGAAATTGTATTACAATGCGTTTCAAGTTGAACTGTCTCACAAAACTCTTACTTTCACACAGAAATACATGAGAGGTTTACACATCTCATGAGGGCTCATGTTTTACTGATATTTTGTTCTTATGTCCCTtataccttaaagggttaaatccaCAAATGTAAAAAATCCACAATAAATGGTACTAGGAAGCACAaggaaatgtctttttaaaacttACCTacaatacataaacatatttcatTCCCCAACATTTTTCTTAATTCTTTAACCCAGTTTTTCACCTACAAGACATAAAGATGAGGTATTTCTTTTAGGTTAGGTAATTTATTTGACTTTGCTTTAACAGAACAACAAATAAGACACATAATGACTTTCTGTTGGACAAAGAATTGCTTGGGCTACAGCACTAGAACTGCAATTTGAGCAATGCAATCTATCACTTAACATTTGTCATTGTGACAGCTTGCTTTTGCTTTTAGGAAAACTCTGAAGTGAAAAAGCAAGTCACTTTCCAAAATATTTAGTAATTCTAACTTATAATACAAGCATAGACTGCATGTATGTTCTGTAACACTGTGTCTCAATATGGACAACAAAATAAGTCACAAAAACAGTCTGTTGGTTAAAAAAAGTGGTTCTTGTATTTTAGTCCTTACTTGACCAGAATAAGACAAAGACACTTTAAAACTTAATATTACCTACGTGGTTAAAACCAGGGACTGGAACTAAGAAACACTGACTTTAAGAACGCATGGTATTATCTAGGTTTTGCAAAAATGGTATAAAAGGTGTTACTATCGAGGCTGGCCGTACCTTCTGAAAGGAATCCTCGTCTGTGACGTCATACACTAATATGGCTCCGTTGGAGTCTCTGTAATATATTGGGCCCAGGGCGTGAAACCTTTCTTGACCTGCTGTATCCTGTATCgataaagagaaaagaaacactgTAGGTTACCAGCATCTAAGTGGAGTGCATGATCTTCCTATAACCACAAGTCTATTAAGTAcaaagtttgtaaaaaaataaataaataaaattacagcaCAAAATGTAAATAAGCAGAATCATCGCAAGGCATTTTTACATACTGGAAATAGGTCATAGATGCACACTACCAGCAAAGCAGGAAAAGTGGTGTGTAACAGGCATCATCTTCCAGACTACTGGAGGTCATTAATGATTTACAAGATAAGACACCAGCAGCAACATGCAAACCTCTTGGTCCAGGGCAGGGTGATGAACCGCCATGGAGACGCCAGACACTTAATTGAAATACACGCCAACATGCTCAGGCCAAAAGAAAATAAGAACTCACtgataatacagtacaaaaaacataCCCATATCGCAGGGTTAACTCACTgataacagtacaaaaaacatacCCATATTGCAAGGATAACTCAttgataatatacagtacaaaaaatataCCCATATTGCAAGGTTAACTCTTTTCCCTCCGATGTTCAATTTCTTTGTTAAGAAGGATgcctgaagaaaaaacaaaaagcacacatTAGACACACAAGCCTTCTTCTGCTTGATCTCAGTTATTCTTGCATTATATTGCATGGTGAGCGCCAAAAAACAAAACGAGATACCAAAACACAACTGAGGCTTAAGCCAGGGGTGGAcaaagctggcccttccactgctggtctttgttccagccctgttctaaactgtttcattgaaccaattaaacctccatccacacCCTGATGTACGTTAATGACCTCATTTTACCTGTTCAATTGGAGTGAAATGGCTCTCCAGAACTGcaattggacacccctgctttaaacACTACTGAAGTACTTGCATGTCCGTTTTCATGTTTGGGTTAATGAATGCTAGCCAAAACAATATCCTTatcttttaatttaacatcatacaggaatttttttttgtacagtagctTGGCCTTTTTAAACATCATGGCTGATTTTGCATGCAAAAAGCTTTGAATAAGTAACTTCTTAAAGACATGACCGTGCAGATCAAAACTGACATACAAGAAATGTAACACACAGCGTTTCAAACTGTACAGGAACCCTTTTAATCTAGAAAAGGCCTCCTATTTTGCATACTGTATGCCCCAGTATTCCCTCTGACATACCCAAGCATGCTCTACAACACATGAAAGCAAATCCTCCTCTTCCTTTAGACAGGGAAGAAAGTGTGCGTGACCCACGAAGATAGAGAAGCGTAAAATACAcagtttgttttgtataaatgttaattccactaataaaacatattttccatCTCATTTATTAATACTGCACTAAAGTGCAATAGATCAAGTCATTACCCAAAGCACATCATAAGACCGGGATCTTAGCATGCCAAATACTATCACATGTGAATTGCAAGGTTTCTGAATTAGAGTGCCAGCCTTTGGGAGAGCAGTATCGTAACTCTAACCAACATGATGCACAAGTTCTTAAAGTGGGTGGAATGAAATGCCCATAGAGTAGTGCAGCAGGATTTTTACAGAAAGCAGTGCATCTTCAAAATCTCTGTGGATTACAGTACAAATACAGAACACTACATTTTACAACACACAGCTACATTGGATGTCAGTATTTCTATCAATTAGTAGGACTTATTTTCAAAAGCcactaataaacaaataaatgcatacatacaaaagaaaataagaacataagaaagtttacaaacgagaggaggccattcggcccatcttgctcgtttggttgttagtagcttattgatcccaaaatctcatcaagcagcttcttgaaggatcccagggtgtcagcttcaacaacattactggggagttgattccagaccctcacaattctctgtgtaaaaaagtgcctcctattttctgttctgaatgcccctttgtctaatctccatttgtgacccctggtccttgtttcttttttcaggtcgaaaaagtcccttgggtcgacattgtcaataccttttagaattttgaatgcttgaattaggtcgccacgtagtcttctttcttcaagactgaacagattcaattcttttagcctgtctgcgtatgacatgccttttaagcctggaacaATTCTGGTACAAGAACCAGAATAGTACAAGAACTACTAAAACTATAAACATGAAGTCAAGTACAGTATTGATGTTTTGTCCTCCTGTGTTGGTTTAGCACAAAAAGTGTGTTTGACCTTGGTTAACCTCACACACaactgccagaaaaaaaagagcTTACCACTGCTGAAATTCATCCTTAAGCTTACAATGCCAAGGAAGGAACAGGCACTTCCGACAGTTTTTCTAACGATTTTAAACTGAAACCCAAGACGACCACTTTATGCTCATTACTAGCTAGCCCTGTATATCATAAAAGGACTAATTCAACTTAACACTTACTGGATGCCAAGAACGAGTTTAAAGGTCTGTATGATACGCACGCCGTGTCCCTAATGCATGACCTGCTGTTACATTAACACACAGGCATTTAACCATTCTGGAAGTGTTATGGACTCATTTCAACAAACACACGAAGCCCTGTCAGTCACAATCATGGAAGAAAATGACACAAAGAAATCCTCCCCTCCAGGAGGAACGAAAGTAGGGGGCGTGGACTGAATCAGCCTATCGGTGACTTGCTTTGATAACAAGCGTGTGCTAAGGCAGGAACTGCCGAATCACTCGATTGACTGTGCCTTTAAAAGGGCGTAGTCTAGAGGCGCACTAGAAGCACACTCATTCACTCTTGTCATTGACAGTCGATGTTTCTTTCTAGCTGCTCGTAACAGACCTTTTGCTGCCAGTCAAACTGACTGACATCTTCCGTCTCTGCCTGTCAACTAGCTCCTGAAAGTGTCTCCACTGGGTATTTACAAGTTAACGGAAACGCCGGTAGATCCAGGAGCATTGCACAGAACCATGAGCCTGGACTACAAATCTTAGTTAGCAATGCTTcatcttaaaacataaaaacaccaaTGACCACAAGCACtttgaaatgcatgcaaatgatgGAAGATTCGTTTTTAATTTAGCACAAGGGAGGACAGTGAGGTAGACTTCCTTAAAAGACTACAAAACCACAATATGATACTGTGATAACATGGGTAGAATTCAAAATAAACTATTCAttgttccaaaaaacaaaacagtatgtaaCTGACAATAATTCCCATTTCAACAATATACTTaattgaaggtagttctgaaaccaAGCACTGTGCATAGGGCTTGTGCAAGTTCCAAGCCATGtggcctgtgttttgtttttttattttagtttttttttttttttgtgctgtgttaAAGTTAATCTGCAGAGCTCAATAAAAGTAACCAGTAACCCAAATACTGCCACTCATGTTAACTATTTCCTATAACGAATGCTGACAATATTGTAACTTTTCTTTAGTGGAAAAAGTAACGTATACAGTACACACATCACCCAAAATGTGGTTGTAGTACTGTGCAGCAAATTACAGTTCTGTCTGGCAACTACTGTACTGTCTGCTGATTGTATGTGAAACAAACACATACTGGAAATGTCAAAAAACAGCAAGTTAtgaaaagtgcccagccatttaaagtggagatatcaaaaacacaagccaagtttcaagaaaccattgaggCTACCTTGGCCGCaccaagcaaacaggcacaactgtaaaagtagTTGGGGTCatggttgccccaattgtttctattaacttgcttgtgtttttgatgcaagttcgatccgcttttatcgtgcctgaaaaacacaagccaaggagaaggacatttttaccttagtTTAGCGATtgatttctcttactgtatgacaggtaccgacttgtcttttttttttaattacatttcacctgagtgttgggaactacaaattataAGTGAAATGATGCTTTTGGacgatttacttttgctgcgccaataccctgaaaacatgtgaactatccttgctgtatagtcTCTGAATTTATTCTATGTAGGCTATCCCTGCAGTATATCTGTCAACATAATCACAATGATGTTTGGGCTCGTATTCACACACATTATGCTGTACACAAGGTCactaaataaaacagctttgatAAAACCAGAGACCTCTTCACCAGTCTTCTGCAGTGCAGTCATATATACTGTAGCTTCGGTCCTGTGTATTCATCATGATCATttataaactgtaaaacaaaactaaaccatgAGACATCATTCACAAGTTATTTACTAAATGACTtgtgttgaattgtattgtattgctcaCTTCTTGCAGGGGAGGGGGCAGCAAGAAGCTAAAAAGAAAGGAACACTAGCAGGCAATATTTATATTGAACTTTAAccttaaatattttgttttccccAGTGCAaagaaattttatttatttattttaaatggaagtgCACGCATCCTTCATCTCCTTCACTGTCCTTCTAGGATAATTCGTTTTCAGCCTGGAGATGAGTATTACACAAGCATGCTTTCAACAAAAAAGCAATTTCACTTCCTTCCCTTTAAGGGTTTGAACTACAGCCGAGCCGAGGCATCCTTCCAAAAACGAAAGGAAAATAAGAAACCTGTCAGCACGAGCAGAATCTTCTGAGGCTGCAGAGAATGATTACTGGGCTATTTCCAAACTGCACCCACGTTATCCAATTACTGTGGAATGCAAAAAGAAAGTTTCATTATCGGTGTGCAAAT
This window encodes:
- the LOC121319147 gene encoding ras-related protein Rab-21-like, producing the protein MAAGGTGGVNKTYSFKVVLLGEGCVGKTSLVLRYCENKFNDKHITTLQASFLTKKLNIGGKRVNLAIWDTAGQERFHALGPIYYRDSNGAILVYDVTDEDSFQKVKNWVKELRKMLGNEICLCIVGNKIDLEKERNVSVQEAEGVNPKKHYHTSAKLNKGIEELFLDLCKRMIETAQADERAKGNGSSQAGTARRGVQIVDDEPQSAATAGGGCCSSG